The Astyanax mexicanus isolate ESR-SI-001 chromosome 6, AstMex3_surface, whole genome shotgun sequence region TTAAAGCAACTACGATAAATATGTTTTCCAAGGAGGTGtgaacaaacatttggacatattgttCATTTGGGTAGGCCTGTCATGTGAACATCACTAATAACTGAACTCAATCTGTTGtattaatgcataataaacacttGTTATTTGTCACCACCCTGTTATTCCATTTATTAGCATCAATtatttaattagtattttttttacatggtaaTAGCGTGTAATTGCAATGTAATTTATGTATATTCTAGGCAGTGCTGGTCTATTGTTGTATTTGACCTTCTATAAACAGCAATAAATAATTGGTAAAACAGTACTTAGAAAAGtgtttaatatgtattattagaaataataataattatgatattACTGATTCTCCAAGCATGTACTATAAAATGTATGATAATTAAAATGTAACACAGACTTTACTGATTAAAGAACATTTGTTGCCAGAAGTCTTACCTCCTCAAACTCTTCCTCATCATACTCCTCCTCACCCTCTGCCTCTTCTTcctctgtttttttcttctctccctcTTCTTCATCAGAactcacctcctcctcctttttctccAACGTCTAAATGGATAAAACCATAAATATTCCACAGAGAATTCACTCATTCattttttattgataaaaatgCTACTCTTAATGTGAGGACAGACCTGCAATACGGCTAAACAGCTAatctaatattatataatattattaagtaCAGAAACAGTGTGTGCTATTAAAATAAAGATCTACCTCCAGTTTGCGGATGATTTCCTCTTTGTTGACTCGTGGTTTTTTGCTCTCTTTGGGAATGACTGGGTTCTCTGAAACAACACAAATTCCCTCAGAGTGAGACTAACATAATCAAAGGAACTAGAGGTTCGCTCCAATGAATTTCCTTAAGCACACTCAACTGTATTAATCTGAGAAAATGCAACTGATATTGATTCTTCCTCAAATGACACACGGCTTTAAACTAAACACGCTCCACTCGTCAATGCTGCAGCCTTCATGCCCCTGATCGCTCTCTTCTCCGCATCTTTCATCCCTCTATCCACAGCCTTTCATTTCGGAGGTGCGTGTAATGGCGCAGAGTGCCGTCTTCCTGATTTCCCCTGAGACAGCAATGAGTCAGAGCCTACCTTCATCACTTAAGGACTAAAAGACAGGCCGCCTCTTCCATGCGCTCTAATTTATGCCATTTACCCTCTTTTAAGACGTGTGGCTACAGAAAGGCCTGAGTGCTGCTAGAGCACACACAGCTGCGGTGGAAGGCGACTTGTAATTCACGCTGCTAACAAGCAGCCGCACTTCGCTTTTCAAAGAAGTGTATTTAAAGCCTGACATTATTTCTCTCTAAAAGCTCTCTCTGTGCGCGTATTTTATCCTGCGCTGTGTGTGAGGCTGGAGCAGAGGCACGGCTCTCCCACTGAGTCGATGCAGTGTTTCTCTCTGCTTTCTCTCCGTGGAGTGGCTGTAGATTAGGGCCTCCATCCCTCTGGGGAGAGGAGGCTGTGGGCCTGCAAATCAGTGCATTTCGGCCTTTCAGGAGTTCTTATCAGGACTGATCTGAACACTGTGGCTTACTCACTGTCACTCGGAGGCCTCTTCGTCCGGATACGTAGCTCTTTCGGCAGACGCTTCCAGTCTAAAAAAgacaaatgataataataaataacaataatgattACTTTTAGTTAAGGAGCAATCTCAGTAAAGCGACTTGCAAGTAATGCTGTAATACACTGATTGGgttctggaaataaaaaaaatactttaataaaacaaatgaataaaaaatcaaATGAATGTTTTTAGTCTTTGTAGCTAAGTGatgtaaaaaattaataaataaaaaaaggagacAGCTCTTGGGGGAACAATTAAAAAGACTGCAGCTGAGTCTGTCTTACATTTTATAAAGCAAATTTGGCTCCATGTTCAGAAATCGTTCCAATATtactcactttaaaaaaaaagatttaattactATGAAAtactatttctttttctttaattttataatttcccTGTGCATCACTTACAATGACAATAGGATTTCATATTTCAAAATACTACTACTCATATCTACATTCATTTCAAATTTCACTTCTGATTGAATGTCATGCAGTGTGAATGGCATGGGCCAAACTGTGGTGAAACAAACAGGCCAGTCATTTTGATGTTGacttattaaacaataaatatacaTGACCTCACTCATTTTTGCTgagctcaaaattttttgttacattttttttagcaaagagAGTCtattaaagtttaatttaatattttttttatttattagttatatatatatatatatatatatatatatatatatatatatatatatatatatatatatatattccaatgTCATGTTTGTGTACAGTTAATTATTTTCAAATGGTGTATTTGCATTATTATGCAAtttcattattataaataatttttttcatttgaaaaaatAGGGCTTGAAAATGATGTTGGGATTGACAaagcactttttttaaacattcctgATAAACAACCTGAAACTCCTCTTAAAAACAGAACAAGGTTGTTTCTAAACTAATTTTGTCAGCTGAATTATATTCAGtggtttaatataaatatttgacTATTtgataatgtgttttttcttATATAATTATCGAGAAAATATCTGTATTCGAGCTCCTTTGCTAATTTACACAACATTAAGAAAATCATTACAGTGTCACTCCTGACTTTGACACAAGGGAGTCACAGGAATGTATTTCTGAGCATTTAAAATCAGTAAAGAGAGACAGCATATAATTAATTATCTGAATTACAGTCTAATTTAATTATCAACATAAAACTTTGCGCTGTTATATGgatttgtggaataatgagacAGACTGCATGCATGTATtaacataatttaattaaaataaggtgttatagctttatattttaggttttattatacttttaacattaaaattgtaCATCAAAAGTACAAATAAGACAGTTATACCAACCAGCAGAAGTTGTCACATGAATTGTCTTTTTATCAAGTGAGGCCCAGTGACATGtgagagtcacatgactgaacatTGTAcctaaataaatcaaacaaactgtaccattataataattttctaccATGCTCTCACTCACACCTCCCTCTCATAGGTTAAGTGCTTTAACAATGCTGGGTGTGCTTCCCTAATAACCAGCACCTGATTGTGATTAAGGTGCTGGTTATTAGGGAAGCACACCCGGCGGAAGGCACTGGTTCTACAGTGTCTCTGATTGACCACCGTGAGACACTGTAGAACCAGTGCCTTCTGCCGCTGTCTCAGCCTGTCACTTTTAATTTGCCTGACACTATCATTTCAGACTCTCAACACCGCCACACTACGACTTTAATTAGTGTGCTGAGGACCAATCCTGACTTCATGGTAATTTGTCTTTCAATTAATGCTGTTGATTCAGTCTCGGAAGCTCCGCGGGAGCGATGATCTAATGGAATAGACCTCACTCACATCTTTTAATAAAAGCTATGATTGAGTTCCAGTCTAACATTCAGTATAGTCCAATTATACAATCTCAAACAAAATGAcatcaaataaatacaaaataaatacatacaacacTTACCTGGGGTCCATTCGATGGTATTGTCGGACGGTTCAGTAGACTGATATTTGTCAGAATAACGCTCAACATCTGGAAAAGGAAAAATTGTAATAAAGAATGTACCAATCACGCTGATCAGCCATAACAGTAAAACAACCAAGCTAGTTTTCTATCACTCTCAGTGGTTTTAAAGTGAGgacttaaaatgtttatttgatggGAAATCTCTTACATGTAACTACAAGCTGGTTAAGTGAGACTGGTTGCTGGAATATGTCACACTAATCACTCTAATTACTACTGTCACAGGCATAATGCTGAGTGGGAAGAGTCTGAGACCTTTCTTGGGTGCAGCAGGTCGTATGTAGAAAGGTAGAGTCTTCATGGCTCCCCTGAATTCCTGCTTCAAAGCCAGCATGTACTCTGCCTCTTCTGACGTCTGCAAGGGCACTGGCTTATGCTCCAGTGGCTTTCCATTAGAAACAACATGACAGAGAGCACATGCATTCAACCACAGGTGTAGAAgtaccaaaacaaaaaaaataattaaaatttatgTCACAATAGTTTGTTTTGCTGAGGTTTGTAAAGTTAGATCTGACACGATAAAAAAATAGCACATTTAAAAATGCTGTCAAAAACTAGAATACAAGAGATTTTCACACATTGCTCTAaacaaaatctaaataaacaggtgtaattacaattttataacattaagatttaattatttaaacaggTCTTACCATTGTAATGGTTCTATATAAAACCACTGACATTAATAAAACCCTTAAAAAACACTTCTGTAAATGTGTAGGATTATAGGACTGTGTGAGCCACGCAACAAATGTAACTCACAGGAAAAAGCTGTGTAGGCTGAACAGTTGAAGGTGGAAGATTTTCTCCTTTTCCTATTCCCACCGCCTCGATGCTGAAACTCAGCTGACCTCGTCCTCGGCCACGTCCTCGGCCAGCCATGGTACAGCAGTGAAGTCAATGATCAACAATGTATGTCTTCTAAAAGTGAATAAAATCACTAACTGTATATTTACACTGGCACATTTACTTATGATCAATTAAGCTATACTACATTTTAAAGTCAGCTTTAATGTAACAAGGAATTCAAGTGACTTCTAAAATGCCTGCATCATTTAATTAGCAGTAATAATTTGAGGTAAAAATTCTCAGTAATGTTTATAGATGGcagtaactttaaaaaaaaagacacttgaAGAATGCTTCCTAACAGACAGCTTTTACAAGAACTAGTAAATAATATATGTCATAATGTTTTACTACAGTTATGCCTTATACTaagctttttttaaacatatgcaATATACAGAGGAAGTGGTAAATGTGTGGTGTTATAATAAATCACCAAAATCCCTATCATTTAATATATTGTGGCCTAAATATAAAAGCATTTAGCTAGTTTAACAATCTTCTCACTCAATTTATTAAGGTCTTTAGTAATTTCTTACATGCATTTATCTACAGTTGCcaagtatatacagtaccagtcaaaggtttgtacGTAAACTGtctgtaaatgtgtttttcttgtttttattttatgattatttacattgtaaatgtaatattgaagacattgaaGCTATAAGGGAACACATACTTCATTATGTGTGCCTTAATTGCTTTGATGTCTTCAGAATAAATGTCACTACATGAGAAGATGTGTACAAACTGTTACTGTATGTGACTGGTAAGCAGTGACCAGTAAAACTGCACATAAGTTAACAGTACATAAATAAGAAAATAGATAGTAAACAAGCAGTACAATTGAACATTTAGCAGAAAATATTGCACATAGAGAAGCAGTGAGGCTTAGTGAAGGAATCATTAAAAAGGTAATCTAATTTACCTAGCGTTAGCTCTATACTGCACAGTAAACAATACTGTTACAATACTTGATACGCCATATTTTATCTAAGGTTTCCACTAACAACACTAAATACAAAATGCATTTACTCCTTTATAGAGATTAAAAGTTGCATACAATTACGTATGTACGTATGTACTTTCTGTTGTAAGTATAACACTGAACATAAAAAGCCTAAGTTATTATGATGAATGTAGAGCTCATCAGTGTTCAACTGTTTCTTATAAATATCTATTCATAGGAtggattgtgtgtttgtgtgtgtcatctgAAAACAAAATACCATTTTGAGGAGAGATAATATTGTTTTGAATGTAACGTTTCATTTTGCAAGAGAATTAAAGGGTTTTGCCCATcgtttgtgtgtagagtttgagaGTAAATGCTTTCAGAAAATGCGTGTAAACAACAGAGAAAAAACTGTAATGTAACATAAATAAAGTAAGAATTCCAGTTATTAACTTACTGAAACCTGCCTGATGATGAACTCCAGCAGTAACAGCGCATCTAGAAGAAGTTATTTTTTATCTTCTTTAGCTAACTAAAGTTAACAGAGCTGGGAGAGCAGAAGAGACAGAGATCCAGCTGGTAAAACATCTCTCCACTCTCTTAACATTAAACTAACTGGTGTTTCCTGCACTTTTGGACACAACATGATTTTTTTATCTAGCGATACAAACTCAACTCAAGAAATAACCAAACCCAGGAGGAGTAAACTCACACAAAACAGCTTAACAGAGCTAATTTATCTCATTTAGCAACATGCTAAAGATACTGCGCTGCCGTATTTCGTCTGGTTAAAATTAACCCCCGTTATTAATCTATTAACGCGGGTCAGACTCTTATTATTGCTCTGCTTTAATGAAAACAGATCGATTCAGATATGAAGAGAAATTCCCCGCCAAACTCCATGTAAACAAACGCATCTCCGCCGCGTTGCGCTCAGAAATGAGTTCCCACCAGAAAACACGAGCCACGCGCTCACAGTTCCCCGCCTGCTCTCAGTTCAGTAGTTCAGTAATgccacagatatcacagcaaAAATACTGTAATAGTGTTTATTGTTATTAATGCTATTTGTTTCGTTGTACGACTGTAATATCAGTGTAATTACACTGTATTTGTGTAATAATTCACACAGTATTAATAATACATGGTTtttagtttcttaattttttttggctttcaccATTTTTTacgtttgttattttttcttattctaACTATTTATCACTTTATTTGACTACTTTAAATTCTAGCATATCACTTATTATTTTtctatgaattaattattttttggtaataaaatattttttttcattcctttgttattcatttttttattgtttgtttatgtaattccttattttagcttaccctgattaaatacttgataataattaaaatgtatttttttttttcagtttctttaaGTTGTtgcattaaaaattaaaatgaaaatttcgCATCCGAGGGAAaatgaaggttgattgattgattgataaaactCAGATCATATGTAGACTTTATCattcattatgatttttttaaaagttttaaagtgtttttttttgttgtatattttaaattgctactccatttattacattattattgacaacagttgttgttttgtttttttttctatttaacttAACGGCAGGTTTGTcttgtgttaaatcaacactatcaTCACTATCATGTCTTATCAGGCGGATGAATCTGGCAATTTTAACATGGACATTCTGCGTTTCTGTTTCTCATTAGCAGAACCACAATAGCTTAGGTAAGCAGCATAAGCTGTTGTGGCAAAAAAAATAcaggacctaccagaccactgttttagatagaattaatttTGGATTGCAGGAGTTGTCACAAAAGCACACAGATGGAAGTTATTAGAATATTACACCCCACTCCCACTCAGAACTACTACTgtgtttagttaaaaaaaagaaatactgctTTAAACAACTGATATTTCAGTACATCTTTTACAGTCAGACAGAATTATTCACAAATATATTTCAacaattttataattattaaaaaaatggaaaGCTTAGGTTTAGATATAGAAATCTTAAATATAAATGGCAGTTGTGGTTCAGTGGCTCAGTACTGGGTTATTGATAGTTGGCTCATTGATGAGTTGGGTTGTGGGTTTACGGTAATACACGGCTTTGCCAAGCTGCTGGTGTCTGTTCACATGATTGAATGGGTTAAAGGGGGAAGTCAAGTATAATCTGTGTCTAGCAGAAATGGTGATTGTGGgtgtctgtttctgtctttgAAGCTTAGGCTGTATGTCAGAAGTGATGGCTCTGGGTTATTGATTACAGAGTTGTGGATTTCACTAAGCTGACAGTGTCGGGCCTGTGAGCAAAGGCATCTGTACTCTTGGGGTTTCATAGCATGGCTGACCTGCACACTGCCCCAAGCTTTCTAAACTGAAATATGTGGAAaaaatatgtattgtattgtttcatattcataaaatgtgTGACCTGTATTTTAAGTTTGGACCTGGAGTACTTCCTGCTTTGCTTGTTTTAATTTACCCTCTTCAACTGAGAAAATGTGTAATAATTCTGCAGGCCAGAAAGTACACttcatatgccaaaagtcatgggatagcagtattgcTCATGATGGATTCCCTCAGGGGGCAGCTTGGgaatgtccacacctgtataaattgtgagctGTTATTTTTAAGTGAGGTTTGTGCATGCAGGTAACTGCATCCTTGATCCACAATGATCATACCAGAAATTTAACATAGAAGTCTATACTACAGTAGATATGCAATGCAGGAGGCCACACATGCATACCCTACAGGTCTTTAGCTTTAGCAGTGTTCCTTAGCTTCCATAGGAAATGGCAAGTCATGAAACATAATGATGTTtcatttcccatgacttttggcatgtcagtgtacttcCACAAACAATATTTGAACAGTTTTAGTCAAGACTATAAAATGTGGCATACATTTTAATGCATCACAGCATTTGATCTGTGCCAATATAAAGACTTTGTccctgtttttaaacacagtattgGAAACTGTGATCGTGGTCATGATTCAGCAGGTTATGCATTCAAGTCATGTGACACTCAGGCTGTAAACAGTCCCAGAGGATCCAGCAGCGAGCAGGGAGGTGAATGAAGAACATGGTCCTAAGACAGGCAGCTTTGTCAATAAGAGCCTCGCACGCATAGGAGGAATCACTGAAACACATAAAgcactgtatgtaatatatttaaaataataaattatgaaAGAAAAGGATGTGTGTGATCACATACTGTAAACTATTTTAgcagttatataatattctgtcCTTATGCATTATTTGATGTGCATATAGATTCTAATCTATTTATCTTGGTCTGTTCCTCCTAGAGACTGCAGCTGATCCATATATCAATCTGCATTGTTTATGTAATTCTAAATTGAACAATGTAAGCAAActttaaatgaagaaataaaacatacaactaaagagatttaaaaaatgcAACTAATAGCCAAAACATCTTagcgctctttctctttcttctcttttctctctatcttCCCTCAGAAACTGATACCAAGAATACATGaatttacaacaaaaaaagacatttctttttaaagaaaataagaaagtTTGTAAGACCTTCTGAGGAAACTTGACATTTGTACATCTGTAGTCTATTATAATATAGatgaatgttttaaattattacaaataatGAAAGTACTAATCGAATATTTCCATGTCTACTTCATGTGCCTGTGTATGGTGTGGCATAGATTTTTGGTATATCTTTTATAAACAACGGGTAgtttgattttaatatttttatataaagtatatagtataatttaaatataaaggaaaataCACATTACCCCAGCTTTGTTGGGATTTTTTGTTTCCCTTTATTTCATTAAGTTTGACACTAATAGAATATAGTTTTCTGATCTTTTCCCCTCACAAGAACTGTGCATTTTTGTTCATTACATATTACAACTTAGGTTTAAAAGTAATATCTTCAGTTTTATCTGTTAATTTACACCTCTTAATACTGTTCAAATAAACTTGAATGtcaatatgattaaaaatattaataatacaaagTTGCATTTTGCAGTATCTTAATTTTTCATATGACTGGAGAGTTTCAGTTCTGATGAAATTGCACCATCTGTAAACAAATATTTATAACACATCTATATGTATCTTGATAATGGGGTTATTTTAGGATCAATCAGGAACAGAGAGTTTTAAAAACATTAGATTGAATGCCTGATTGAATAGCTTTAGTGTAAAGATCAGTGCAATGCACTTGTCTCTTCATCACAGTCAGTGTTTGTTTATTAAGCAGGACACTCTGTTATTACTggtgtcagaaataaatatatttgtacatGACTCCCATAATCCATTTCTGAAAGCACTGATTTAGCATCTTTTCAGCTGTTAAATCAGGACTGTCACtctgatcctctctctctctccctctctctctctcagcggcATGTGCATGTCACTGTGGGAACGCTTCTGTCGGAATCCACAGAATCTGTTACCATAGAAACTGTGTTCCATAATAGCTACAGTCACCGAGTTAGTATTTACGCAGTCTGGGAATTGTATCACACCCCTACTCTCCGTAACACAGCCTCAATATTTATTTAGCTTGCAAATTATAAAAAGCAATATTTAAGATTTATGCTGAGCCAAGATGTGCTCTTTAGCTAAAGGTGTAGGTGAAGGAATTTCAGCAACAGCATCTGCAGCATGAAGAAAACTTGAGATGATGAATTTTCTCCAAAACACAGTCTCTCAAAACCAGCACATAACAGGAAACCAGTATAGAATTCTGGAAGGTCACATTCCTTTAATATGTGGGTCAAAGGAAAGACACAATACAGATGTAGaatcaataaaataatcaatCGATCACTCAGTTGTGTTATACAATACAATGTATACAATAGggatgtaagaaaaaaataaaaatatcaaaaaacatttttgagattctctacagtttaaaaaaaatatatagatttttttattattagtctaCATATCTACAAGATattggttaattttgtgttgtgtttagacCCTGATCATAAAAAAGTTTTATACTCTTCCTTCATATCCAGCTGTTCTGACTGCATAaaagttaacttttctttttttcagattttatatacacagacaaaccaagtctccctgaagcttgGGCTGGTGGGgcaaatcaacttttgcaacttgggatgtctgtatacATGATACTGTGTTTTCTATAAAATGACAGTTTTCCTACATTTATATTGCCTTGCACAATCTATttaattgtaacccctgtattgtgatatgtctTGTCTCACCAAATTATTGCCAATACAGTACAAAGCCCTAATGTAGAAAGTTTAAAAAAgattattattgcattattattgtAAGCACAAGGCAATAACCCTGTAAGCATCTACCACTGCTCTGTATAGATCACCAACAGATAGCAGATACCTGCTCATCCAATAGATCTTCTTCAATCAATGATATTAATACAGATATCAATAAGCTGCAGTTATCAGCTTATTGGTAATTGCACCTTTGCTGCACTTGCTCTTGCTTCGACTCTTCTGCAAAGCTTTTACACTTTagattacatatttataacatagctgtgaggatctgattgcattagAGTGGTCCTCACGCCCTGATATTGGATGGTTACAGATGTGCACCACAGGTAACACTCCGGCTCATCTCAAAGCTAATGCATGAAGCTAAATCACTCTAGAGATCTCCACAGAGTTCCAGTGCTTCACAGGAGAAAGGTTTTAGAGCTGTGTAATTGGTGGTTGGCATGGGGTGCAGTGACCTCATACCAGGGGTGCGGAACTCCAATCACACCTGTTTTAACTTACCTGTAACTGTTCTGGGTCCAGTTTCGTAAAAGTATCTTAGCATTAAGAATGTGTTAacatgcagaaagagagagagtgctccGTGTGATACTCGCTTGACCATCTAAGAGTTATCGTTGTGCTAAGAAGCATCAAAGTCAGTGAAATATAGAGTTTCCTATTCATTTGTTACTTTTTTCTTTACCAATTAcagatttgtgtgtgtatgactttTTCCATGTCCCCTCTcagctaaagaacactgacctgtgggatatgtgagtGGGCCTCCTGCACTAAATGTAGATGTCTGGCAGATTTCTGCTAGTTTGTTCTCTGTTTATACAGAAAAttactacactgtccactgtaggtgatAATGTCTTCTATTAGTGCTGGGCAACAtttgttgcagattaatattGGGGCATCAAATATATGGCATATGAATTTACAgagttatgcagtaaacaaaacataaaaatagtcaACAAAACATGTTTTAGAAGCTTTAATGCCAGTGTTGCCTACTCAACATTTTCTTAGCCAGCTCGGAACCTAGAATGGTTCTTTAAGGATGACCCAAACTCACACCTAGTTAAGGTGGGTAAtacaggtccagaaattaaaaatccatcccagggactAGGTCCAATTAGCTCCAGAACCAGGCAGGCAATTGGAGCAAAATCCTaggatggatttttaattttgGACCTAGATTACCcccctctacacctaaactcataaaattaaaagctcacacacactctccaaacGAATTTGCAACACTAAATCAAAGCCTAGACCTAGCAAGCAAACCTCGGCATGTCTTGGCatgtaccattagtgcatcactaggtTACTACAATATCTTATCAACAATTGTctgtaggaaacattcagtttacctcaaCATGCTTTTTCAAATTAGTAGGTGAATTTTTGAAAGCCATTAGCTTGTGGTGCTTGGGGTGCAAAGCTTGCAGCACATTCAAAAAGAGATGTTTTTGCATCCAACCATTCCGAAGACACTCGCTTCAGCTGGCGATGCATAATTGGGGTCTTCCTTGCTAACTTTCTCACTGGTGCTCAGTTAGGGGTGCGACATCTCGCTCTACTACTCTCGAGTCTCTTCCAAAAGACTACATGTATCTGTtgtgttcttgctggagtttgACGTGAGGTGCAGGTGAGATGgatcaaatacaaaccaatagagggtctgaatggtatgtttatacttgttatccaagCACAAGCTTTCCGGATGGAGCGATCAGTtgtaaaaatatgaatataaaatatgagtaacgaggctgtttttaaaaagctaagGAGGAGGAAGTACCGTTACCTGGGTAAaaaagtaaggagtagaagtacaaagttgtctaaaaaataattacatcactaaagtatagatacccaattaggctggaggggtagtgGGAtaggatagggcttgttagccctt contains the following coding sequences:
- the polr3glb gene encoding RNA polymerase III subunit GL b, whose product is MAGRGRGRGRGQLSFSIEAVGIGKGENLPPSTVQPTQLFPPLEHKPVPLQTSEEAEYMLALKQEFRGAMKTLPFYIRPAAPKKDVERYSDKYQSTEPSDNTIEWTPDWKRLPKELRIRTKRPPSDKNPVIPKESKKPRVNKEEIIRKLETLEKKEEEVSSDEEEGEKKKTEEEEAEGEEEYDEEEFEEETDYIMSYFDNGEEFGADSDDNMDEAIY